A genomic segment from Syntrophotalea acetylenivorans encodes:
- a CDS encoding RDD family protein translates to MEIRCPHCGFSKDIDEQVIPADVHRVNCPSCGQSFPFVKPNAEVQPPPENAAPVKTPEQVLVTCTACNLRQKAADRCRNCGLTLVAHALPDGAKVQEYAGFWLRVVASLLDSVVVFILQLVCGGILIASGGLLGGLDSADGTVAMVTWLFTTVLGLAYYVIFTGSCGQTLGKMALRIKVIRKDGGDLGYGGATLRETIGKFVSGIILGIGYLMVAFDERKQGLHDKIAGSYVVKL, encoded by the coding sequence ATGGAAATCCGTTGCCCCCACTGCGGGTTCAGTAAAGACATCGACGAGCAGGTCATTCCTGCCGACGTCCACCGGGTCAATTGCCCGAGTTGCGGCCAGTCGTTTCCTTTCGTCAAACCAAACGCAGAGGTACAGCCGCCCCCTGAGAATGCCGCACCGGTAAAAACGCCGGAACAGGTCTTGGTTACCTGCACTGCCTGCAACCTGCGCCAGAAAGCCGCGGACCGTTGCCGGAACTGCGGCCTGACCCTGGTTGCCCATGCCCTGCCGGACGGGGCGAAAGTGCAAGAGTACGCCGGATTCTGGTTACGGGTAGTCGCTTCGCTGCTTGACTCAGTGGTTGTTTTCATTCTACAGCTCGTCTGTGGCGGCATTCTCATTGCCAGCGGCGGACTTCTAGGCGGCCTTGATAGCGCAGACGGTACCGTTGCGATGGTGACCTGGCTCTTTACCACGGTGCTCGGCCTGGCCTACTATGTGATCTTCACCGGTTCCTGCGGCCAGACCCTGGGTAAGATGGCCCTGCGAATCAAGGTCATCCGCAAGGACGGCGGCGACCTCGGCTACGGTGGAGCTACCCTGCGGGAGACAATCGGCAAGTTTGTCTCGGGCATCATTCTGGGTATCGGCTATTTGATGGTGGCTTTTGACGAGCGCAAACAGGGCCTGCACGACAAAATTGCCGGGAGTTATGTGGTCAAGCTCTGA
- a CDS encoding argininosuccinate synthase, translating to MSKHGSVNKAVLAYSGGLDTSIILRWLIEEHGCEVIAFAADLGQAEELDGIPEKARQTGASKCYIEDLREEFVRDFVFPMFRANAIYEGRYFLGTSIARPLISKKQMEIAAAEGADAVSHGATGKGNDQVRFELGYYHFDPEIKIIAPWREWDLNSRESLIAYAKKHGIPIPVNKKRPWSSDRNLLHISFEGGILEDPWAEAPEEMYLLSVSPEKAPDKPEYVEIEFRHGDPVAINGEVLSPAQLLAKLNELGGKHGIGRADIMENRFIGMKSRGVYETPGGTILEEAHRGIEQITMDREVLNLRDSMIPRYATTVYNGFWFAPEREAMQALIDETQKCVNGMARVKLYKGHCRVVGRKSETDSLFDPEIATFEADEVYNQADAEGFIRLNSLRLRVRSAMKKKQHQPI from the coding sequence ATGTCCAAACACGGTTCCGTCAATAAGGCTGTACTGGCCTACTCGGGAGGCCTCGACACCTCCATTATTCTGCGTTGGCTGATCGAAGAACACGGCTGCGAAGTCATCGCCTTTGCTGCCGACCTCGGCCAGGCCGAAGAACTCGACGGCATTCCGGAAAAAGCCAGGCAGACCGGTGCCAGCAAATGCTACATCGAAGACCTGCGCGAGGAGTTCGTTCGCGACTTCGTCTTTCCCATGTTCCGCGCCAACGCCATCTACGAGGGCCGCTACTTTCTCGGCACCTCCATCGCCCGGCCGCTGATCTCCAAAAAGCAGATGGAGATCGCCGCTGCCGAAGGGGCCGACGCGGTCAGCCACGGCGCCACCGGCAAAGGTAACGACCAGGTGCGTTTCGAACTGGGATATTACCACTTCGATCCAGAGATCAAAATCATCGCCCCCTGGCGGGAATGGGATCTCAACAGCCGCGAGTCGTTGATTGCCTATGCCAAAAAGCACGGGATTCCCATCCCGGTAAACAAAAAACGGCCCTGGAGCAGTGACCGTAACCTGCTGCACATTTCCTTTGAAGGGGGCATTCTCGAAGACCCCTGGGCCGAAGCCCCGGAAGAAATGTACCTGCTGTCGGTCAGCCCTGAAAAGGCCCCGGATAAGCCGGAATACGTCGAAATCGAATTCCGTCATGGCGACCCGGTAGCCATCAATGGCGAAGTCCTGTCCCCGGCCCAATTGCTGGCCAAGCTCAACGAACTGGGCGGCAAACACGGCATCGGCCGCGCAGACATCATGGAAAACCGCTTTATCGGGATGAAGAGCCGCGGTGTCTATGAGACTCCCGGCGGCACCATCCTCGAAGAGGCCCACCGCGGTATCGAGCAGATCACCATGGACCGCGAGGTGCTCAACCTGCGCGACTCCATGATCCCCCGCTATGCTACCACGGTCTACAACGGATTCTGGTTCGCTCCCGAGCGGGAGGCCATGCAGGCCCTGATCGACGAAACCCAGAAGTGCGTCAACGGCATGGCCCGGGTCAAGCTCTACAAGGGTCACTGCCGGGTTGTGGGCCGTAAGTCCGAGACCGACAGCCTGTTCGATCCGGAAATCGCCACTTTTGAGGCCGACGAAGTTTACAACCAGGCCGACGCCGAAGGTTTCATCCGTCTCAATTCCTTGCGATTGCGGGTTCGCAGTGCGATGAAGAAGAAACAGCACCAGCCTATTTGA
- the dapA gene encoding 4-hydroxy-tetrahydrodipicolinate synthase: MFRGSIVAIVTPFDSEGRFDEEAFRQLVEFQIENGTDGIVPCGSTGEAATLDHQGHMEVIRACVEQVNKRVPILAGTGSNSTSEAIELTKAAKEAGADGALLITPYYNKPSQEGLYQHFKTVAEQVAIPQMLYNVPGRTGINLTVETTVRLAEISNVIGLKDASGGVNQAGEILACTGEDFAILSGDDSLTLPFMSVGAKGVISVTANIMPAAVKALVAAIEEGRWEDARQQHFKLLDIHNIMFIESNPTPAKAALELMGRCKAGVRLPLVTMQPQSIEQLKTVMARHGLIA, translated from the coding sequence ATGTTCAGAGGATCTATTGTGGCCATCGTCACCCCCTTCGACAGTGAGGGACGCTTTGACGAAGAGGCCTTTCGACAACTTGTCGAGTTCCAGATCGAGAACGGTACCGACGGCATCGTACCCTGCGGCAGCACCGGTGAAGCGGCCACCCTCGATCACCAGGGCCACATGGAGGTCATTCGCGCCTGTGTCGAGCAGGTCAACAAGCGGGTGCCGATTTTGGCAGGCACCGGCTCCAACTCTACCAGCGAAGCCATTGAACTGACCAAGGCGGCCAAAGAGGCGGGAGCGGACGGTGCGTTGCTCATCACCCCTTATTACAACAAACCTTCCCAGGAGGGGCTTTACCAGCACTTCAAGACGGTAGCGGAGCAGGTTGCCATTCCGCAAATGCTGTATAACGTCCCCGGTCGTACCGGCATCAACCTGACCGTAGAGACCACCGTGCGTCTCGCCGAGATATCCAATGTCATCGGTCTCAAGGATGCTTCCGGCGGCGTCAACCAGGCCGGTGAGATTCTGGCCTGTACCGGTGAAGATTTCGCCATCCTGTCCGGTGATGACAGCCTGACCCTGCCCTTCATGTCCGTCGGCGCCAAAGGAGTGATCTCGGTCACGGCCAACATTATGCCGGCGGCGGTCAAAGCCCTGGTTGCCGCTATTGAGGAAGGCCGTTGGGAGGATGCTCGGCAGCAGCACTTTAAACTGCTCGACATCCACAACATTATGTTCATCGAGTCGAATCCGACCCCGGCCAAGGCAGCTCTGGAACTGATGGGACGATGCAAAGCCGGGGTGCGGCTACCTCTGGTGACCATGCAGCCACAGAGCATCGAACAACTGAAAACGGTCATGGCCCGTCACGGCCTGATCGCTTAA
- the dapB gene encoding 4-hydroxy-tetrahydrodipicolinate reductase, protein MVKIAVNGAAGRMGGRIITAIKESEGLELAGALEMAGHDMLGQDAGSIAGCGPLGVTITDSHEQALQNAEVLIDFTFPEVTLKNLEVCARLGKKMVIGSTGFTPEQRAAVEKFAEQIPVVLAPNMSVGVNACFKLLKETAKILGPEFDVEIVELHHNQKKDSPSGTAVRMGEIVADALGRDYQQSAVYHREGMCGARTKDEIGMQTVRGGDIVGEHTVYFIGMGERIEITHRAMSRDMFARGAVRAAGWIDAQQPGIYDMQDILGLK, encoded by the coding sequence ATGGTTAAAATCGCTGTAAATGGCGCTGCCGGACGTATGGGCGGTCGCATCATCACCGCCATCAAGGAAAGCGAAGGCCTGGAACTGGCCGGCGCGCTTGAAATGGCCGGCCACGATATGCTCGGCCAGGACGCCGGAAGCATCGCCGGCTGCGGGCCCCTTGGCGTCACTATTACCGACAGTCACGAACAGGCCCTGCAGAATGCCGAGGTGCTCATCGATTTCACCTTCCCCGAGGTGACTCTTAAAAACCTCGAAGTCTGTGCCCGCCTTGGCAAGAAAATGGTCATCGGCTCTACCGGATTTACCCCGGAACAGCGGGCCGCTGTAGAGAAATTTGCGGAACAGATTCCGGTGGTCCTGGCGCCCAACATGAGTGTCGGGGTCAACGCCTGCTTCAAGCTTCTCAAGGAGACCGCCAAAATCCTCGGGCCTGAATTCGACGTGGAAATTGTGGAACTGCACCACAACCAGAAAAAGGACTCCCCGAGCGGTACCGCGGTGCGCATGGGGGAAATCGTCGCCGACGCCCTTGGCCGCGACTATCAGCAGAGTGCCGTTTACCATCGCGAAGGTATGTGCGGCGCCCGGACCAAGGACGAGATCGGCATGCAAACCGTGCGCGGCGGCGATATTGTCGGCGAGCATACCGTTTACTTCATCGGCATGGGTGAGCGCATTGAGATTACCCACCGGGCCATGAGCCGCGACATGTTCGCCCGCGGCGCGGTACGGGCGGCCGGCTGGATCGACGCACAACAGCCCGGCATTTACGACATGCAGGATATTCTCGGGCTGAAATGA
- a CDS encoding LL-diaminopimelate aminotransferase codes for MARLNDNYLKLKAGYLFPEIGRRVKAFTDANPEAKVIKLGIGDVTQPLAPAIIDAFHKAVDDLTQGDSFMGYGPEQGYEFLIDTLIEKAYKPLGVSLKTSEIFISDGSKCDCANILDIFALDNKVAICDPVYPVYNDTNVMVGRTGEANEKGYYDGLVYLPCTEENGFTPAIPTEKVDIVYLCYPNNPTGTVATKEALKQWVDYALANEAVLFYDAAYEAFITEPGIPRSIYEIEGAEKCAIEFRSFSKTAGFTGVRCALTVVPEALMARTEGGELTSLNKLWNRRQSTKFNGVSYPVQKAAAAVYSDEGWAQIQETIDYYMENARLIREGLQAAGLTVYGGINAPYIWLKTPGGMSSWDFFDKLLSECHVVGTPGSGFGPSGEGFYRLSAFGDRENVIEAVKRIKENLA; via the coding sequence GTGGCACGTTTAAACGACAACTATCTCAAGCTCAAGGCCGGTTACCTGTTTCCCGAAATCGGCCGGCGAGTTAAAGCCTTTACCGACGCCAATCCTGAAGCCAAGGTCATCAAACTCGGCATCGGCGATGTTACCCAGCCCCTGGCGCCTGCGATCATCGACGCTTTTCATAAGGCGGTAGACGATCTGACCCAAGGCGACTCTTTCATGGGTTACGGCCCCGAACAAGGCTACGAATTTCTTATCGACACCCTCATCGAGAAGGCCTATAAGCCTCTGGGTGTCTCCTTGAAGACCTCAGAGATTTTTATCTCCGACGGCAGCAAGTGCGACTGCGCCAATATCCTCGATATCTTTGCCCTAGACAACAAAGTGGCCATCTGCGATCCGGTTTACCCTGTCTACAATGACACCAACGTCATGGTCGGCCGCACCGGAGAAGCCAACGAAAAGGGCTACTACGATGGCCTGGTCTACCTGCCCTGTACCGAGGAAAACGGCTTTACCCCGGCTATTCCCACTGAAAAGGTCGACATCGTCTATCTGTGCTATCCCAATAATCCGACGGGTACCGTAGCCACTAAAGAAGCTTTGAAGCAGTGGGTCGATTATGCTCTGGCCAACGAAGCGGTGCTTTTTTACGATGCTGCCTACGAAGCCTTCATTACCGAACCGGGCATTCCCCGTTCCATCTACGAAATCGAAGGCGCAGAAAAGTGTGCCATCGAATTCCGCAGTTTCTCCAAGACTGCCGGTTTTACCGGCGTACGCTGCGCTCTCACCGTGGTACCGGAAGCTCTGATGGCCCGTACCGAAGGCGGCGAACTGACTTCTCTCAACAAACTGTGGAACCGCCGTCAGTCGACCAAGTTCAACGGCGTATCCTACCCCGTACAGAAAGCCGCCGCCGCCGTCTATTCAGATGAAGGCTGGGCTCAAATACAGGAAACCATCGACTACTACATGGAAAACGCCCGCCTCATTCGCGAAGGCCTGCAGGCGGCCGGTCTGACCGTTTACGGCGGCATCAACGCCCCCTACATCTGGCTCAAGACCCCGGGTGGCATGAGCAGTTGGGACTTTTTTGACAAATTACTCTCTGAATGCCACGTCGTTGGCACCCCTGGCAGCGGCTTTGGCCCCAGCGGCGAAGGCTTCTACCGGCTCTCGGCCTTCGGTGACCGTGAAAACGTCATTGAAGCCGTAAAGCGGATCAAAGAAAACCTGGCGTAA
- the lysA gene encoding diaminopimelate decarboxylase — translation MNHFEYQGNDLYCEDVAVKDIAAQVGTPFYLYSHATLSRHMQAFTSAFASVPHIVCYSIKANSNLAVLKTFVTLGSGFDMVSGGELFRAQQVGCDPQKIVYSGVGKTEPEIEAALNANILMFNVESPQELETIDRVAGRLGKKAGIAIRVNPDVDPQTHPYISTGMKQAKFGINISQALEDYRRAAAMPNLEVIGVDCHIGSQLTKLSPFVDAIKKIRELVETLKQEGFAIKYLDLGGGLGITYEDEEPPTPTDYAEAIIEATKGLDVTLIFEPGRMMVGNAGILAAKVLYVKEGEAKNFVIVDAAMNDLARPALYGSYQGIEPVDRSTKERMVADVVGPICESGDFLAQDREIPAFKQGDLIAVSSAGAYGFTMASNYNSRPRTPEVMVKGDQVLVIRQRETYDDLIKGESIPEGI, via the coding sequence ATGAACCACTTTGAGTATCAGGGCAATGACCTTTATTGCGAAGATGTTGCCGTCAAGGACATCGCTGCCCAGGTTGGCACCCCATTCTATCTCTACTCTCACGCCACCCTGAGCCGGCATATGCAAGCCTTTACGTCGGCTTTTGCCAGCGTTCCCCACATCGTTTGCTACTCCATCAAAGCCAACAGCAACCTGGCCGTACTCAAGACTTTTGTCACTCTCGGCTCCGGTTTTGACATGGTTTCCGGTGGGGAACTGTTTCGCGCCCAACAGGTCGGCTGCGATCCGCAGAAGATCGTCTATTCCGGGGTCGGCAAAACCGAACCGGAGATCGAAGCGGCCCTCAACGCCAACATCCTGATGTTCAACGTCGAATCTCCCCAGGAACTGGAGACCATCGACCGGGTGGCCGGGAGGCTCGGAAAAAAGGCCGGTATCGCCATTCGGGTCAATCCCGATGTCGATCCCCAGACTCACCCCTATATCTCCACGGGGATGAAACAAGCCAAGTTCGGCATCAATATCAGCCAGGCGCTGGAAGATTACCGCCGCGCCGCTGCCATGCCCAACCTGGAGGTAATCGGTGTCGATTGCCACATCGGCAGTCAGTTGACCAAACTATCCCCCTTTGTCGACGCCATCAAAAAGATTCGCGAACTGGTCGAAACCCTGAAACAAGAAGGCTTCGCCATCAAGTATCTCGATCTGGGCGGCGGCCTGGGTATCACCTACGAAGACGAAGAACCACCAACTCCGACCGATTACGCAGAAGCGATCATCGAGGCCACCAAGGGCCTGGACGTGACCTTGATCTTCGAACCGGGCCGGATGATGGTCGGCAACGCCGGCATCCTTGCGGCCAAGGTTCTGTACGTCAAGGAAGGGGAAGCGAAAAACTTCGTCATCGTCGATGCGGCCATGAACGACCTGGCCCGCCCTGCCCTTTACGGTTCTTACCAGGGCATCGAACCGGTGGACCGTTCCACCAAAGAGCGTATGGTCGCCGATGTGGTTGGTCCGATTTGCGAGTCCGGCGATTTTCTCGCCCAGGACCGGGAAATACCCGCTTTCAAACAGGGCGACCTGATTGCCGTCTCCTCGGCCGGAGCCTATGGTTTTACCATGGCTTCCAACTACAACAGCCGCCCCCGCACCCCGGAGGTGATGGTCAAAGGCGACCAGGTACTGGTAATTCGCCAGCGGGAAACCTATGACGACCTGATCAAAGGGGAAAGCATCCCGGAAGGGATCTAA
- the cysK gene encoding cysteine synthase A produces MPISDSSLDQIGKTALVRLNKIAEPGSASIWGKMESTNPGGSVKDRIALAMIEQAEQDGCIKPGDTLVEPTSGNTGIGLSLVCAVKGYRLILTMPDTMSIERQRLLGAYGAELVLTPGAKGMRGAIAKAQEISTKKKCFMPMQFNNPANPLVHEQTTGPEILAALEGQIAAFVAGVGTGGTITGVGRALRAHIPEVLIVAVEPAASPVLSGGVPGPHRIQGIGAGFIPEVLDTAIYQEVITIDDQLAMETTARLAREEGLFVGISAGANVAAAQLIAKRLGPGHNIVTVLCDTGERYLSTGVFDVKG; encoded by the coding sequence ATCCCCATCAGCGACAGTTCCCTTGATCAGATCGGCAAAACCGCTCTGGTGCGCCTCAACAAAATAGCTGAGCCCGGCAGCGCCAGTATCTGGGGTAAAATGGAATCGACCAACCCGGGTGGCAGTGTTAAAGACCGCATTGCCCTGGCCATGATCGAACAAGCAGAGCAGGACGGCTGCATCAAACCGGGAGACACCCTGGTTGAACCGACCAGCGGCAATACCGGTATTGGTCTGTCTCTGGTCTGCGCGGTCAAGGGATATCGGCTAATTCTGACCATGCCGGACACCATGAGCATAGAGCGCCAGCGACTGCTCGGCGCCTACGGTGCCGAACTTGTATTGACTCCCGGCGCTAAAGGCATGCGCGGGGCCATTGCCAAGGCCCAGGAGATCAGCACCAAAAAGAAATGCTTTATGCCCATGCAGTTCAACAACCCGGCCAACCCCCTGGTCCATGAGCAGACCACCGGCCCGGAGATTCTGGCCGCCCTGGAAGGCCAGATCGCCGCCTTTGTCGCCGGAGTAGGTACCGGAGGTACCATTACCGGTGTCGGTCGTGCCTTGAGAGCGCATATCCCCGAGGTACTCATTGTCGCCGTGGAACCGGCCGCCTCCCCCGTATTGTCGGGCGGTGTACCCGGGCCCCATCGCATTCAAGGCATCGGAGCCGGTTTCATCCCCGAAGTGCTCGACACCGCCATCTACCAGGAAGTGATAACTATCGACGATCAACTGGCCATGGAGACTACTGCCCGTCTGGCCCGTGAGGAAGGCTTGTTTGTCGGCATCTCTGCAGGCGCCAATGTCGCGGCCGCTCAGCTGATCGCCAAGCGGCTCGGTCCCGGTCACAACATAGTCACCGTGTTGTGCGATACGGGCGAACGCTATCTGTCGACCGGCGTCTTCGATGTGAAGGGCTGA
- the larE gene encoding ATP-dependent sacrificial sulfur transferase LarE: MSPQEKLLALQNQLASLESIAVAFSGGVDSTLLLRVARDLLGAKRVLAVTAVSPFFPIREQKESKALAAQLGVHQELISIDPLQTPEVTRNDAKRCYYCKKVLMRSCLDRAQELGFPRLVDGSNLDDLSDYRPGSEAIKELGISSPLVTAGLTKQDIRFLSHQLGLPTADKPAFACLASRIPYGTAITTAALSQVETCEAFLNRAGLNNYRVRHHGNTARIEVPPAQLYELIQEPLRSELVAHCKQAGFHFVTLDLEGYRTGSLNEELS, from the coding sequence ATGAGCCCGCAGGAAAAATTACTTGCCCTGCAAAACCAACTGGCCTCCTTAGAATCTATCGCCGTGGCTTTTTCCGGCGGTGTCGATTCAACCTTACTGTTACGCGTTGCAAGAGATCTGCTGGGAGCGAAGCGCGTGCTTGCCGTAACAGCCGTTTCACCCTTTTTTCCCATCCGCGAACAAAAAGAAAGCAAAGCCCTGGCCGCCCAACTCGGTGTTCATCAAGAACTGATCAGCATCGACCCGCTACAAACACCAGAGGTGACTCGCAACGACGCCAAACGCTGCTATTATTGCAAAAAGGTTTTGATGCGATCCTGCCTGGACCGGGCTCAGGAATTAGGTTTTCCTCGGCTGGTGGACGGTTCCAACCTCGATGATCTTAGCGATTATCGTCCTGGTAGCGAAGCGATCAAAGAGCTGGGAATTTCCTCTCCTCTGGTCACAGCAGGCCTGACCAAACAGGATATACGCTTTCTGAGCCATCAGCTTGGCTTGCCGACGGCAGACAAACCAGCCTTCGCTTGTCTGGCTTCACGCATCCCATACGGCACGGCGATTACAACCGCAGCCCTTTCCCAGGTGGAAACCTGCGAAGCCTTTCTCAACCGGGCGGGGCTCAACAACTACCGGGTCCGACATCATGGAAACACCGCCCGAATCGAGGTGCCACCAGCCCAACTGTACGAGTTGATCCAGGAACCATTGCGCAGTGAGCTGGTCGCCCACTGCAAACAAGCCGGATTTCACTTTGTAACCCTCGATCTGGAAGGCTACCGCACCGGCAGCCTGAACGAGGAGCTCTCTTAA
- the argH gene encoding argininosuccinate lyase, with protein MSKKPWAGRFTQPTDEFVEAFTASIDFDQRLYRYDIQGSIAHARMLAKQSIITDEEAQTIVSGLESILTDIEEGNFEFSVSLEDIHMNIEAKLIERIGSVGGKLHTARSRNDQVALDIRLYLRDELQTIQDYLDKLQESLLEQAESNLSVIMPGYTHLQTAQPVLFSHHMLAYYEMLRRDAGRLKDLFKRLNLLPLGAGALAGTTFPIDREFVAEQLGFDGVTRNSLDSVSDRDFALEFCGASAILMMHLSRLSEELIIWSSADFDFISLSDSFCTGSSIMPQKKNPDVPELVRGKTGRVYGNMVSLLTVMKALPLAYNKDMQEDKEPLFDTLDTVKGSLKVFADMIAQLTVNADNMREAAARGFSTATDVADYVVRKGIPFRDAHEIVGKTVRYCIENDKDIPELTLEEFRSFSEHIEEDIYDYVTLDASVNSRRATGGTAREAVQREIARARQERSERS; from the coding sequence ATGAGTAAAAAACCCTGGGCTGGCCGTTTCACTCAGCCCACCGATGAATTTGTCGAGGCCTTTACCGCTTCTATCGATTTCGACCAGCGCCTTTACCGTTACGATATTCAGGGGTCCATCGCCCATGCACGCATGCTGGCGAAACAGAGTATCATCACCGATGAGGAAGCACAGACCATCGTCTCCGGTCTAGAGTCGATCCTAACGGACATTGAGGAAGGCAACTTCGAGTTTTCCGTATCTCTCGAAGATATCCACATGAACATTGAGGCGAAGCTTATCGAGCGCATCGGCTCGGTGGGTGGCAAACTCCACACGGCCCGCTCCCGTAACGATCAGGTCGCGCTGGACATACGCCTCTATCTGCGGGATGAGTTGCAAACGATCCAGGACTACCTTGACAAGTTGCAGGAATCATTGCTTGAACAGGCGGAAAGCAACCTGTCGGTAATCATGCCCGGCTATACCCACCTGCAAACTGCCCAGCCGGTGCTCTTTTCTCACCATATGCTGGCCTATTACGAGATGTTGCGCCGTGATGCCGGTCGTCTCAAAGACCTCTTCAAGCGACTCAATCTGCTGCCCCTGGGTGCCGGGGCTCTGGCCGGAACCACCTTCCCCATTGACCGGGAATTCGTTGCGGAACAGCTCGGCTTTGACGGCGTAACCCGCAACAGTCTCGATTCGGTTTCCGACCGGGACTTCGCCCTGGAATTCTGCGGCGCTTCGGCCATCCTGATGATGCACCTCTCACGGCTCTCCGAAGAATTGATTATCTGGTCCAGCGCCGACTTTGACTTTATCTCTTTGTCCGATTCTTTCTGCACCGGCAGCTCGATCATGCCGCAGAAAAAGAACCCCGACGTTCCGGAACTGGTACGAGGCAAAACCGGCCGGGTCTACGGAAACATGGTAAGCCTGCTGACGGTGATGAAAGCTCTGCCGCTGGCCTACAATAAGGACATGCAGGAAGACAAAGAGCCCTTGTTCGATACCTTGGACACCGTCAAAGGCAGCCTCAAGGTTTTCGCTGACATGATCGCCCAGCTCACGGTTAATGCGGACAACATGCGGGAAGCTGCCGCACGGGGCTTCTCCACGGCCACCGATGTTGCCGACTATGTGGTTCGCAAAGGCATCCCCTTTCGTGATGCTCACGAGATCGTCGGTAAGACCGTGCGCTACTGCATTGAGAACGATAAAGACATTCCGGAATTGACTCTCGAGGAATTCCGCTCGTTTTCAGAGCACATCGAGGAAGACATCTACGACTACGTGACCTTGGACGCCTCGGTTAATAGCCGTCGTGCCACCGGCGGCACCGCCCGCGAGGCCGTGCAACGGGAGATAGCCCGGGCTCGCCAGGAACGGAGCGAAAGGTCCTGA
- the argF gene encoding ornithine carbamoyltransferase, whose product MKKDFLCLTDWTLEELEKIFDLSRELKAKQKQGEEHRLLQGQTLGMLFEKSSTRTRVSFEVGMYQLGGHALFLSSSSTQMGRGEPIKDTARVMSRYVDGIMIRTFSQAAVEELARLSDIPVINGLTDSYHPCQLMADLFTVIEHKTNYRDLTYCWIGDGNNMANSWINAAAVFGFELRIATPAGYEPDPQVMARAEKMGAKVIYTNDPLEAARGAQVLNTDVWASMGQEEEQKEREKAFANFQINGQVVAVADPECIVLHCLPAHRDEEITDEVIEGPHSVVFDEAENRLHVQKAIMASLMG is encoded by the coding sequence GTGAAAAAAGACTTCCTCTGCCTCACCGACTGGACCCTTGAGGAACTGGAAAAGATTTTTGACCTGTCTCGTGAGTTAAAAGCTAAGCAAAAACAGGGCGAAGAACATCGCCTGTTGCAAGGGCAAACTCTGGGCATGTTATTTGAGAAAAGCTCCACCCGCACTCGCGTTTCCTTTGAAGTCGGCATGTACCAGCTTGGAGGCCACGCCCTGTTCCTTTCATCCAGCAGCACCCAGATGGGACGCGGAGAGCCGATTAAGGACACCGCCCGGGTCATGTCCCGCTACGTCGACGGCATCATGATCCGCACCTTTTCTCAGGCGGCGGTAGAGGAGTTGGCCCGGCTCTCGGACATTCCGGTAATCAACGGACTGACCGACAGTTATCATCCCTGCCAGCTCATGGCTGATCTGTTTACCGTTATCGAGCACAAGACCAACTATCGGGACCTGACATACTGCTGGATCGGTGACGGCAACAACATGGCCAACAGCTGGATTAACGCCGCCGCCGTCTTCGGCTTTGAACTGCGAATCGCAACCCCGGCTGGCTATGAGCCCGATCCGCAAGTTATGGCCCGCGCCGAAAAAATGGGCGCCAAAGTCATCTACACCAATGATCCCCTGGAAGCAGCGCGTGGCGCTCAGGTCCTGAACACCGATGTTTGGGCCAGCATGGGCCAGGAAGAGGAGCAGAAAGAACGGGAAAAGGCCTTTGCCAATTTCCAGATCAACGGTCAGGTGGTTGCCGTAGCCGATCCTGAGTGCATCGTATTGCACTGTCTGCCCGCCCACCGCGATGAAGAGATTACCGACGAAGTCATCGAAGGCCCCCACTCGGTGGTGTTCGACGAAGCAGAAAATCGTCTGCATGTACAGAAGGCCATTATGGCCAGCCTGATGGGCTAG